A single region of the Streptomyces sp. AM 4-1-1 genome encodes:
- a CDS encoding GNAT family N-acetyltransferase, protein MLLRDVEYGDVDAYVRMRCDPAMMVELGGPLPREGMEAKVQRDVQRATAGTDWTKMIVPDEAEPGVVAGTVTLRPHGADADAESISEIGWMVLPEFQGRGLGKQSVRMLLELARDDGRWGLIHAFPATSNAPSNGICRALGFRFLDEEDVPFAGRVLRTNHWAIDPRTDLI, encoded by the coding sequence ATGCTGCTACGTGATGTTGAGTATGGCGACGTCGACGCCTACGTCCGTATGCGATGCGACCCGGCCATGATGGTCGAGCTGGGCGGTCCGCTGCCTCGCGAGGGCATGGAAGCGAAGGTCCAACGTGATGTTCAACGGGCGACGGCGGGCACGGACTGGACCAAGATGATCGTGCCCGATGAGGCCGAGCCGGGAGTGGTCGCGGGAACGGTGACCTTGCGGCCTCACGGCGCCGACGCCGACGCCGAGAGCATCTCCGAGATCGGCTGGATGGTGCTGCCGGAGTTCCAAGGACGAGGACTCGGTAAGCAGAGCGTCCGGATGCTGCTTGAGCTGGCCCGCGACGACGGCCGGTGGGGGCTTATACACGCCTTTCCCGCGACATCAAACGCCCCGTCAAACGGTATCTGCCGAGCACTCGGTTTCAGGTTTCTGGACGAGGAAGACGTGCCCTTCGCCGGTCGAGTCCTACGAACCAACCACTGGGCCATCGATCCTCGCACCGATCTGATCTGA